In Glycine max cultivar Williams 82 chromosome 15, Glycine_max_v4.0, whole genome shotgun sequence, the DNA window TAttcattgttttctttattCACCGCTTTCCTGCTTCAGGGTCTCTGTCGACTCCTCAATTTGAGGCAATACATTGGATGTGTTTCTTTTGTGCCTGCACCTGGGTATGAAGCTTTTGGGGAGCCCACAAGTTACCCTGGCAAATCTACTACTAGCAAAGGAAGCAACAATGATCCAAGTGAAGCAGAACGTGCTAATTTGCAAAGACTTTGCTATCTAGGACCTGAAATAAATTTGGAAAATCTGAATTGGAGAGTTATAAATGGACCCTTTATTTCTGTCTGGCTTCACAATGTACCTTGGGGTGCCGAAGACACAATGGCAGCGCCTGATGCAAAGGTCAGTTTTGAGTAACTAAGAATTCAAGTATGTCGTTTGATTTCTCACACTTTTATTTGTCAATGTTATACTGGGAAATGTTTGCAATTGCTACCATGGCAGTGATGGAACCTTTACTTGGATCAATTCTGTATCAATTTGATTCCAAATGCACCCTATGGAGCCGTTACACAATAATGAGGAGTTTACATCTTAATTTGCTTGATTTTAATGACTGCTAGTCTGTTACTAACAACAATGGATTTGGTAATTGAAGATTAAAGTAAGCACAACAGAGTAATAATTTCTGAACTCTTTAATTGCTACCTGGATTTTTCACATCTAACAAAATCCAGCTGAAGACTGTTTTGTGGTCTAAATGTTAACATCCATAAGTTTCTGCCTAGTGCGGGACATTGTTATACGCAGGCTCACACATAAATGCATGTGTATGATAAGCATTATTACTTACGGGCTTGAGCCTGACATTTCCTTTGTTCTTATGATTCGGTAAATGCAGTTCTCCGATGGTTATTTGGACTTGATCATTATCAAGAATTGCCCAACGTTGCCATTATTGTCAATGATGTCAGAGTTGAATAAAGGAGGACATGTAAAATCTCCATATGTCACGTACCTAAAGGTGTGATCGTCAATATGTCTCAGCGCAATGCTTCTGTAGCAGTTACTTTGAGCTTTTAAAATGTCCATGCATTGGTTTATTTCCATAACAAAATTTGCTAAGTTTTGTATCTTGTGACAAATTACAGGtgaaggctttcaacttgcaacCTGGTCCACGCACCAAGGACCAAGAGAAAGAAGGGATCATAGATTCAGATGGTGAGGTTCTTGCAAGAGGGAAAGGAACTTACAAGTGTGAGCAGAAGACTTTGATGGCCTATGATAAATTACAGATAACAGTGGATCAAGGTTTAGCAACACTTTTTACCCCTTTATAATAATACTTATGGTTTAATTATGTTCCTCGGCCCATTCCATTCCGTGCTTGTTCACATTTGGTATAAACAGAACCTTCCATGGGTTTATCCTGTACAGTGTACAGCACCGCATAAATTGGAGTGAgtataaatgataaaagtaaGCCCGTATCCCATTTTGCACTCAAATGATTGAAATCCAAGCTTAATtgcttgaaatttaaatttgatctaAGGGTCTAAATAAGGTGTTACACTAACTGTggattttttatcctttaaagTGAATGATACACTTTAGAGTATATTACGAGTAACCATTagcatcaataaataaaaataataataaactagaattttataaatacaaacACGATATCGTCAATGCTCGTGAATTTACTTAGCCATGGGTTCATAGCACTTgtgtctcaatttttttttttttaattctattaatCTTACATCCACatttgtttgataatttttttaagcttaTTCCCTTTCAACaagatttttaagaaaaaaagaaaaaaaaatcgtgACTAGCTCTGCTACTAAGTttacttgattttttattagcaaTTACTATATTCACTTTATTCTCTAGTCACCCCTAGCAATATCTGCTTCATTTTATTGTATATTAAAAGTTCtcttaaacattttaattaaaaaatttactttttttttgttgttggagaAATGGGCATAATTCTTTTTATTGAATCAATATAAGCACACTTATATTTAAGTATAAGAGTTGGGAgagaaaaaacaatgaaaaaatcttcaatttttggaaattttctGAGAGTGAGATATGAATACAAATTCATAAATGAGAGTGTGATGGAGAACATAACATCTGTTCTATGAGTATCTAtattatttgagaatttttaattttgcaaaaaaagtaaattactaAATAAAATTGTAGTATGCAATGTTaaagtttgatttattatttgtaatctTCTTTGTTCCCCCATAAAATTGTAGCTTGTAGCCTTTGTTCCCATAGAAACAGAATAGCCCACAAACGCAACAGGCATGGCACTTCGGTTATTGGACGACAAAGTAGCAGTAAAACATAAGCATCCAACCTTCTGTAAgtgaaagaaattaataatagtgAAAGAAAAACGATATTTTCTTAGCATGGTTGAAAAGATTTGGATATTTATTTAGCTTTGAAGCAAAGTTAGTAGCTATTGATACTACCGAGCAGTCAATAGAAATTGTGTCTAGAAGCACCAAAAAActtgattgatgctgccagatCAAAAACTTGATTGGCTTGTATTTCTTGCATCCTAGAAGATATCCGTGACTAAGCAATCCATAGTCTATCTTTTTTGCCAACTTGGGTTTACTGTCAGAAGAGTTTTTGACAGTAAATGCCACTTGAGGATTAAATGAAGCAGCCAAAGCATCAAGTTTGGAGGGACCTAATTGGAGAGATGAGGTTCAAGAGGAGAATCTACCCACCCAAATTTGGGAAAAGGAGTAATCGATTCCCACGAGAAACTCATGGCATATTCCATATGGTTATAATAAAACAGTAGCCGAATACAATCACTGGTGCAAATGATGTAATAATGGGTTATATTGAAATGCTCTTATTCCATTTTGCCTCTGGAACCTTTCGTGAAGATTACTCTGAATTTTTGCAGTTGAGGAAGGGTATATCACACTAGTAGTGATTTCTTTTAGAGACTGAATTCAGAA includes these proteins:
- the LOC100805656 gene encoding sphingosine kinase 1 isoform X2, with translation MPLGVVPAGTGNGMAKSLLDSVGDPCEVANAVLAIIRGSKRPLDVATITQGETRFFSILMLAWGLVADIDIESEKYRWMGSARLDFYGLCRLLNLRQYIGCVSFVPAPGYEAFGEPTSYPGKSTTSKGSNNDPSEAERANLQRLCYLGPEINLENLNWRVINGPFISVWLHNVPWGAEDTMAAPDAKFSDGYLDLIIIKNCPTLPLLSMMSELNKGGHVKSPYVTYLKVKAFNLQPGPRTKDQEKEGIIDSDGEVLARGKGTYKCEQKTLMAYDKLQITVDQGLATLFTPL